gagctgagctgctgagctcTGTTCGTGACGTCTCCTGTCCAGCACCTACAACCAAAACGATCAGAGGGTCAAAGCTGAGAAACTGAAGTGATGCTAAAGCTGCTCTGAGAAGACAAGAGTGTTGAAATCTTATTTGATGAGGGCAGCTCAGACTAAACGGCTGCTTTAGAGCAAAAGcttgctttgtgttgtttccttAAAGCTACGTAGGAAACCGAATAGAGATACAGTCATTGATGTTACATCAAACATGCCTACTGCATCTTTAATGTCCTTAACGATTACATGGCATTTCACCACTTGGAAATAAGACTTACTGCAGCGCTTTGTATCAGAGTCCTCCACTGTCCCTCTCCCAGTACTCCTCCCTCCTTGTGCTTGGGTCTCTGCTGAGCCACTGGCCGATTTTACTGTAGTTTCCTGCTGTGCCGGAGCATCCTGAAATtcagggagaaaatgaaagactttTTTGTTCTAAATAGAGAACATTGCCAGAGTaaggcacaaacaaaacataaatagcAACAAAGCACAGTGATTTTTAACTGTGTTAACTAGCAGGGCTCCTTCACAATGCAGTGTTATTAAAATTACTTCTTTTACCCAAGTTCAAatgaccaaaaataaataaataaataaatctataGGGGAAAAAATACAGGAGTGTCTGTTGAAACCACTCAACATGAATGTATTGAATATTCAGTCTAAATAATAGTACAGACATCTCTGTGGTTGCTCTGCTGGTCTGTTCAGGATATATAGTTGTAAAGCAGGGGCGTGGTCTTACATGTAATGATGTTTATTTACACTAAGCAAAGTAACACGTCCAATATACCTGAGCTGATGCTTTTGCTTCTTTATTAGCTGCTCCCTCAGTTTGAAGTTGATTGGACTGGACACCTGAGAACGGAGCGTTAAGCAAAATTCCACTGTAGAGTCAGAAATGTCCATAGAGTGTTGCCCACACCGATAAGCATGCTATAGATAGCTGAGTATGTGCACGCTCCATACCTGCAGAGTCTTTATCCTTCCCCTCCACTCCATGTGTTCCACTTTGTTTGGCTGGTGGATGACTGGCTGCAGTACACACAGGCTGGAGCTGAAGGATGTAGCAGTCTGCTGCCGCCAGGGGGCGCCACGCCACGTGAAGCATGCTGACTGTGGATTTGATGAGTAACACAGCCTCTGGAATGGCTGGTCGATCTGAGGACAGAACACAGAATATTATACTGAGTAACTGTATTTGCTTTTTGTGAGTTAAAGCCTTTCTTAACTGCTCGCTCTTGGCTCTCACTTGTCTCCAGGTACCAGAGATCCTTGCAGCACACCTGGTAGTTCCAGCTCTTACGATATCCGTCTCGACCGCTCCAAATGTAAAGCCTGGACCCGACAGAAGCAGCACAGTGGCCAGCTCTGGCTTGGGGCCAACATGCGTATGGGTCATCACTCTGGGGTCCCTGGCTCTGCAGCTGGGACTCGATATCGTCCTGCTGCTCTGGGCCCAGGTTCTGCCAGCTCATAGTGTCTGTGACAGGAACACAGGGCGGCAGTGAATTAGCTGGCTTCTGGGTGATGCAGAAAGCCCAACACAAGCAGTGGTGCTGAgaaaacttcattaaaaaaaaagatttaacaCCACATTCTGCTAAAACTGAACCAATAAAGACATTCTTTAGGGCCTCGCCCTGTGTTAAAACTCTGATAAGAGTAGAGAAATGTACTGACCTAAGTTGAGCACACTTAAGGAGTTAGTGCAGATCCATTCAATCCCTAAagcactgtgtttgtctgactcTGGAACTGGAATCCAGCCACCGAAAACATACATCCTGCAGACAGAAGGACACAACATGTCAAAGGCTAGCATGTCCAGGTGTCACATACAAACTAGACATCCACTTTAACTGAGATATAACGTCGACAATAAAGGATGCCTTACTTGTTTCCAATGACACTAGCAGAGTGAAGGCTTCTGGGAAACGATGTGGAACCCCTGGTTTGAGGCATCGACCAAACCATTGTGtctgaagagaggaaaagaatcATGATAAGGAACTAAATATTACATTATGGAGAGTTGGTCCTCACTAAATGCATACATGCAAATAAGCCTACGACATGTTAGAGGCACAGTGGCAAGTACAGGATGTAAGAATTTTCCTTTCTGAAACGTGCACACAGTTGATTTAATCACATCCTACCGAGGTCAAGCTGCCAGAGGTCGTCTAACCGGCATCCTTGCATCCCTCCAAAGATATAGAGCTTCGGGGAGCCAAGGCCAATATAGGCAACCGAGGTGTGGGACTCCCGTGCAGAAGGACCCCCACCCTTCGTCTCTGGGATGCTCCAGCCTCTTGCCCCCGATACAGACTGCAGCTCAAGCTCATAGAAGTCCCCCATGTATCTAAGAAGGTAAAAAGTCAAACTCATTAATGCAACTCTCTCATAGATAGAGATAGAGGTTATATATCAACTACATAGTTTCAATGCTAGTTAGCTGTAATTTGGTCACTAATggtgcaaacacaaacaagcctgAAACTTTTTGTTCTTAATTGTTAAATAACATGTAAGTAAGAAGTCTTCAGAATTCATTCccacaaacaaatgaagcagaaacaaCTGGTGTGCCCCCTTTCTATGCTTCTCTGAAAAGCCCAGGGTTAACTAACTTCAAACGttatatattgtgtgtgtagTTGCACAGCACCTTGGTACATTGCCATTGGGATCTTCACTATCATTGGCCAGCCCTCCAAACAGGTAACATTTGTTGCCCACAAGAGTGAAGCTGTGCCCAATCCGAGGGCAGGGAGGCAAGCCATTCCTGGGTGCTCTGGGCTTCAGCTTCTTCCACAGCCAGCGATTAGCCTGAGCCAAACAGGTCAAGAGTCAAGATTAGAATAGAAAAACGACAGCAATATGGTTAGAATCACTACTGAAGAAATGTGACAGCATTACCTGAAGTTCATAGAGGGTGTTCGTATATTTACCAAACTCAACCATGCCACCAAAGACCAGTATTCGAGTGCCTTCACAGATGAAGCCATGGGCAGCACAGCCAGGCGGGATGTCCCCCCTCACCGCAGGCAGAAACCACTGCTTTGAAACTGAAAGAACAGCCAGGTGGCAGCCATCGCATGAGACAGACACATGGTGAATGCTGCCTTTTAGACACTTCATACACCCTATTGGAAAACAACCTGTGCAAACAGGGTGATTATTGCAGTAGCTAGACAAATATTACCTCAAACACCACCTCACGACAACAGTAAACTTCAGTGACCTTATAGCACAATGCTCTCCACAACATGTCAACACATCTTGACAACAAACACTATTAAGTATTGATTCAGTGCAAAGTGTTAACACATGCGCACGTGAATACAAACATCAGTCTCAAGCTCTGCTCACACATCAATGATAACGACATAGTATGTTTAAGGACATAAAGCTACTTATATGTATATAATACCGCGTTGTCAGACTTTTTCATTACAGCTCAACTTTTTTCAGGTAACGGTACCAAAACAGCGACATATGACGCTTCTCCTACCACACTGCTCAACATTGTCTTTAACCAGTTAACGGCAAAGCTACAAGCAACGTTAGATTTCGGGGAAAAAAATACTAACTGAAGCAAGCTAGCTAACTGAAGTAAGCTGTCCAACTGAAGTTAGAGGCTAGTTTACAACAACGAACCCGTATTACCGCAACCAAAATAACGCTGAAGTTGTCTctgacctttaaaaaaacaacaaaagctcaTGACAAAGGGCTTGGTGTCCCTCTGTGGTCTTTTTGAGTCCTGCGCATGCTAAAAACATTAGCCGCTAACCCTGCTAGTTAGCGcccagctaacgttagctcaccAGTGTTGTAAACATGTAGGTACTCCGCTATCCCTTCGTTTCCACCACCGAACACAATAATCAGCTCCCGTATTGCAGCTGCTCGGTGTCCGTGTCTGGACCGCGGTGTCACTCCTGTAACGGAATGAACTTTCCTCCACTGCGGCTCCTCGGTGCCCGGGGTCATCTTCCTCGCCGAGCTGAAGTTTGGCGCTGTTGACGTTTCAAAGATGCGGGCGGAGCGAGAAGAGGAATCAGGAAATCCAATCAGAGAGGTCGAAACAAAACAGGACGCCTGACTCTGTTTCGTAGACCGGGTATCAAAAATGTAAGGGAAGTGCAGGCTCATTTGCTGAGTGAATAACgggggaaggaaaaaaaactacTTGGCGAGTCAACTTGTTTGTTCTTGCTTTCTTGATCAGTCAATTGACTATTTACAAAACCAGTCAAAGCACAACTGAAGGGGGACTTGGTGACATTGTTGATTCAATGAGAACAACCAGTAAATATCATGAGCTCAGTGAAAAAGTACAAACCtaaactgaacaaaataaaGGTCAAGTAAATGCCACATTGTTGATTAAACATCCAGTAAGTTTAAGTAAGGTCAATTATAACAGCATCATAACtctttttagcttttagcttttgaACTAAGTAACTGATGATTTTTCCAGGGTTATCTTGTCTTGGGgttgagaaaaacaaatttagACAGTCTTTGTTACAAACTGGATGCAAATGGACATTGACCAAGTAAAGTCTAACAAAAGATGTTACtgggttgcattgtgggaaatgtggACTCCAGCATTTATGGATCTTAACCAATACAgaggactaaaagtcaggatatctgcTATTTGCTGCATAGGCGGCATAGACTTTAGCCATTCCAGATTTAATCTGTCTCCTGTGGGTTTCCTAACTAAATTGCTGCAGGATTGATTTAAAGAAACAATGTTTTCCTGTCAACCGCAAGATATCAAGGACACTGAATATATTGACATGGCCTTTAAGTCCACATTGAGATGCACAAGTAAACAAGAATGAGTCCATAGTGCAGAGTCATTTGAAACAGATCTGTCTGATTTATGTCAAGCATATAGTCCATCTCAAACAGTGCAGACACTTCTGGGTTTTTCAGTTGTCAGAGCGTCTTTATCAACAGCATGAACAGACCTGATTGAAGTCTAGGCTAAATGTTGCCTGGTAACCTGGCCATATTCACACCGCTGTTTGGTTCATCATCTCAAACACAGACATCTTTGAAAGTCGCTCGCCTTGTGAACTGTCTGTAGTACTGGGTCCCTCCACTGAAACCAGAATATTTACACCTGCATGAGCTAATATTAACTGGAGCATGATATTTCTCCTGAAAGATGTACAGGCTGCAAATTCAGAGAGGGGAAaactaataaactaataaatatttaaagataGCACAAGGcaatgtatatatatgcatgtgtgtgtgtgtgtgtgtgcgtgggcgCGCGCGCgcctatgtgtgtgtaagaacaGGAACCCCTCCCGGTGAACAGGAAGAAGATGACGTCAGCTGTCAGTTGGctcagtgctgtgtgttgtcGGAAAGTCGGAATTacaatttttgtgtgtgtgtgtgtgtgtgcatgtgtgtgtgtgggtgtgtgtgcgtgtgtgtcagggagagagagagacagagaggagtggagaaagaaaatgagcgCGTCTGCCTGTAGGCCATTTCCGTGCATGActtaaggtgtgtgtgcaggtctgaAAAAGTGTGTGCGTATTGCGCGTACCTcgggcctgtgtgtgtgtgtgtgtgtgtctgcgcgtgtGAGAGAGTGGTTTAAAGAAGGAGGTGTTTTTATGGGAAATAGAGATTctgcgcgagtgtgtgtgcacgtgtgtgtgtgtgtgtgtgtgtgtttacacagacGGGAATACTGCGCCAAAGGAAGTGCGCCGGTTCTCCGTCTGCGCGTCCCGACTTCCTGCTctgaggcaggagagagaaaagctgcgGATCCGCtttcagaaagcagcagcagcagcagcagcagcatggagcccaacacacacactccgctttaagacacaaacacacacatcacgcaGGGCAGACGGACAGAGGAGCAGCGGCCGTCCACAGCAGGGTAGGTGTGAGTTTAAGTTTCCTTCTACTAACAACTTTCTAGACGCATTAGTACATAACAGAGACACGGAATCGGTCTCATATTAACAGTTGTTGAATCTGCAGAAACCTGATCAGGTTCAGATATCCAACGTTAGCTTGAAAACTACACTGAAGCCGCGCGTAAAGTGTTAAACCTGTGCGTAAAAAGCGTTAATGCTGTGCGTAAAAGGTGGTAAAGCCGTATGCGTTCTCCGCCTTGGCACAGGCCCATGCGTAAAGTTGCCCCAATTTTGTTTGGCtaagtttggaaaaaaaaacaataaaaaagaggTTAGTTTATCGGTCACAGCGGAAAAGTAGCCGTGGctcctttaaaaatgtagtAGAAGACTTTCTGGTTTGTCTGGACCTCGCAGACTAATTGCCATGCGCTTCCGGATTGAAGCTGGCAGCAGACAACATCTTGAAAATGAGTCACTGGTGCAAAACAAAGAACCAGTTGAGTTCCAGCTGAagccccctccctctccacacacacacacacacacttccaaaaataagaaataactAACCCAGAGAAAATGGATGTAGAATCATGTGCGgctttttggtttggtttgtttctgtttgactgaAGATCTTGAGAGTCCAAAGTACACGGTAGTGTGTATCTAATAGATTCCTATTTGAGGAAGGAGAATGTTCAGATATGGGTCATTTATAGCTTGTCAACTTACACTAATGATGAGAGAGTTCACGACTGTCAGACTCTAAGCTGCATCTCTGAGGGCTGgactgcttttattgtgaaattccATTAATGaacatttcc
This region of Chelmon rostratus isolate fCheRos1 chromosome 22, fCheRos1.pri, whole genome shotgun sequence genomic DNA includes:
- the hcfc2 gene encoding host cell factor 2 — translated: MTPGTEEPQWRKVHSVTGVTPRSRHGHRAAAIRELIIVFGGGNEGIAEYLHVYNTVSKQWFLPAVRGDIPPGCAAHGFICEGTRILVFGGMVEFGKYTNTLYELQANRWLWKKLKPRAPRNGLPPCPRIGHSFTLVGNKCYLFGGLANDSEDPNGNVPRYMGDFYELELQSVSGARGWSIPETKGGGPSARESHTSVAYIGLGSPKLYIFGGMQGCRLDDLWQLDLDTMVWSMPQTRGSTSFPRSLHSASVIGNKMYVFGGWIPVPESDKHSALGIEWICTNSLSVLNLDTMSWQNLGPEQQDDIESQLQSQGPQSDDPYACWPQARAGHCAASVGSRLYIWSGRDGYRKSWNYQVCCKDLWYLETNRPAIPEAVLLIKSTVSMLHVAWRPLAAADCYILQLQPVCTAASHPPAKQSGTHGVEGKDKDSAGVQSNQLQTEGAANKEAKASAQDAPAQQETTVKSASGSAETQAQGGRSTGRGTVEDSDTKRCSAGQETSRTELSSSAQQQSEGQPVSAEKTTDQNPDEAVWFDVGVFKTLFSEVSHYFVPADGDQAPAAISSRPSNTKERKLPGPQDYQGREKQELAPGQTYRFRVAGINCFGAGDFSPVSEFKTCTPGFPGAPCAVKITKANDSVHITWEAPSSPSGRILEYSMYMAVRKSRSNSTDRPGQMAFIRIYRGTKTSCTVNSTNMDNAHIDCSASNRPAVVFRIAAKNEQGYGPATQIRWIQDPCKLRASASKADNSTEADQDAADSSS